A single region of the Fusarium fujikuroi IMI 58289 draft genome, chromosome FFUJ_chr05 genome encodes:
- a CDS encoding gibberellin cluster-kaurensynthase: MPGKIENGTPKDLKTGNDFVSAAKSLLDRAFKSHHSYYGLCSTSCQVYDTAWVAMIPKTRDNVKQWLFPECFHYLLKTQAADGSWGSLPTTQTAGILDTASAVLALLCHAQEPLQILDVSPDEMGLRIEHGVTSLKRQLAVWNDVEDTNHIGVEFIIPALLSMLEKELDVPSFEFPCRSILERMHGEKLGHFDLEQVYGKPSSLLHSLEAFLGKLDFDRLSHHLYHGSMMASPSSTAAYLIGATKWDDEAEDYLRHVMRNGAGHGNGGISGTFPTTHFECSWIIATLLKGGFTLKQIDGDGLRGLSTILLEALRDENGVIGFAPRTADVDDTAKALLALSLVNQPVSPDIMIKVFEGKDHFTTFGSERDPSLTSNLHVLLSLLKQSNLSQYHPQILKTTLFTCRWWWGSDHCVKDKWNLSHLYPTMLLVEAFTEVLHLIDGGELSSLFDESFKCKIGLSIFQAVLRIILTQDNDGSWRGYREQTCYAILALVQARHVCFFTHMVDRLQSCVDRGFSWLKSCSFHSQDLTWTSKTAYEVGFVAEAYKLAALQSASLEVPAATIGHSVTSAVPSSDLEKYMRLVRKTALFSPLDEWGLMASIIESSFFVPLLQAQRVEIYPRDNIKVDEDKYLSIIPFTWVGCNNRSRTFASNRWLYDMMYLSLLGYQTDEYMEAVAGPVFGDVSLLHQTIDKVIDNTMGNLARANGTVHSGNGHQHESPNIGQVEDTLTRFTNSVLNHKDVLNSSSSDQDTLRREFRTFMHAHITQIEDNSRFSKQASSDAFSSPEQSYFQWVNSTGGSHVACAYSFAFSNCLMSANLLQGKDAFPSGTQKYLISSVMRHATNMCRMYNDFGSIARDNAERNVNSIHFPEFTLCNGTSQNLDERKERLLKIATYEQGYLDRALEALERQSRDDAGDRAGSKDMRKLKIVKLFCDVTDLYDQLYVIKDLSSSMK, from the exons ATGCC TGGCAAAATCGAGAACGGCACCCCCAAAGACCTCAAGACAGGAAATGACTTTGTATCAGCAGCAAAGTCGCTGCTGGACCGCGCCTTCAAGAGCCATCATAGCTACTATGGTCTATGTTCCACCAGCTGTCAGGTATATGACACTGCTTGGGTGGCCATGATACCCAAGACGAGAGACAATGTCAAGCAATGGCTGTTTCCTGAGTGCTTCCACTATCTTCTGAAGACTCAGGCCGCTGATGGTAGTTGGGGTAGTCTCCCCACGACCCAGACTGCTGGTATTCTAGACACTGCTTCAGCTGTGCTTGCACTCTTATGTCACGCACAAGAGCCTCTGCAGATACTGGACGTCTCGCCAGACGAGATGGGTCTCAGGATCGAGCACGGGGTAACTTCTTTGAAGCGACAGCTAGCTGTTTGgaacgatgttgaagataccAATCACATTGGTGTCGAGTTTATTATTCCAGCTTTACTTTCCATGCTTGAGAAAGAGCTCGACGTGCCATCTTTTGAGTTTCCTTGCAGAAGTATCTTGGAGAGGATGCACGGAGAGAAGCTCGGCCATTTCGATTTGGAGCAAGTATATGGCAAGCCGTCTTCACTACTTCACTCCCTTGAAGCCTttcttggaaagcttgacTTTGATCGCCTTTCTCACCATCTTTATCATGGCTCTATGATGGCTTCACCTTCTTCCACTGCAGCCTACCTCATTGGTGCAACCAAGTGGGACGACGAGGCTGAAGATTACCTGAGGCACGTTATGAGAAATGGTGCTGGTCACGGGAATGGTGGCATCTCAGGCACCTTTCCTACAACACATTTTGAGTGTAGCTGG ATCATAGCGACACTCCTGAAGGGTGGCTTCACTTTGAAACAAatcgatggtgatggcttGCGCGGCTTGTCAACTATACTTCTCGAAGCGTTGAGGGACGAGAATGGAGTAATTGGCTTTG CACCCCGTactgctgatgttgatgacacTGCAAAAGCTCTTCTGGCATTGAGCCTTGTCAATCAACCTGTCAGCCCAGATATCATGATCAAGGTCTTTGAAGGAAAAGATCACTTCACCACGTTCGGATCTGAACGTGATCCCAGCTTGACTTCCAACCTCCATGTGCTGCTGAGTCTCCTGAAGCAGTCCAATCTATCGCAATACCACCCACAAATCCTGAAGACCACGTTGTTCACTTGCCGATGGTGGTGGGGCAGCGACCATTGCGTCAAAGATAAATGG AATTTGAGTCATCTATACCCAACCATGCTTCTGGTGGAAGCTTTCACCGAGGTACTTCATCTCATTGATGGTGGCGAGCTTTCTAGTCTCTTTGACGAGAGCTTCAAGTGCAAGATCGGCCTGTCAATCTTCCAGGCTGTACTACGTATCATCCTCACCCAAGATAACGACGGATCTTGGAGAGGATATCGCGAGCAAACATGCTACGCCATTCTAGCTCTTGTACAGGCACGCCATGTATGTTTCTTCACTCACATGGTGGACAGGCTACAGAGTTGCGTCGACCGTGGCTTTTCGTGGCTCAAGTCCTGCAGCTTTCATTCTCAGGACCTCACTTGGACGTCAAAGACAGCATATGAGGTTGGGTTTGTTGCTGAAGCGTACAAGCTAGCAGCCCTTCAGTCAGCAAGCCTAGAGGTGCCCGCCGCTACTATTGGCCACAGCGTCACCTCGGCGGTTCCATCATCGGACTTGGAGAAGTACATGAGGCTTGTGCGCAAGACTGCTTTGTTCTCGCCACTGGACGAGTGGGGACTCATGGCGTCAATCATTGAGTCCTCGTTCTTCGTGCCCCTTCTACAAGCTCAGCGCGTTGAGATTTATCCGAGGGACAACATCAAGGTCGACGAGGACAAATACCTGAGCATCATTCCTTTTACTTGGGTCGGATGCAACAACAGATCCCGCACATTTGCATCTAACAGATGGCTCTACGATATGATGTACCTGTCCCTCCTGGGCTACCAGACCGATGAGTACATGGAAGCTGTCGCTGGGCCGGTATTCGGTGATGTCTCTCTGCTTCACCAGACCATCGACAAGGTCATAGACAACACAATGGGAAACTTAGCCAGGGCCAATGGTACCGTGCACAGTGGCAATGGTCATCAGCATGAGTCACCCAACATTGGACAAGTTGAGGATACTCTCACTCGCTTCACCAACAGCGTGCTCAACCACAAAGATGTTCTGAATTCAAGCTCTTCTGACCAAGACACTCTTCGCCGAGAATTCAGAACGTTCATGCATGCCCATATCACACAGATAGAGGACAACAGTCGCTTCTCCAAGCAGGCCTCCAGCGACGCTTTCTCTTCCCCAGAACAATCGTACTTCCAATGGGTCAACAGTACAGGAGGCAGTCACGTCGCCTGCGCGTACTCATTCGCTTTCTCCAACTGCCTAATGTCAGCGAATCTGCTCCAAGGCAAGGACGCATTTCCCTCCGGCACTCAGAAATATCTCATTTCATCCGTTATGCGTCACGCTACAAATATGTGTCGTATGTACAACGACTTTGGGTCCATAGCTCGCGATAACGCTGAGCGGAATGTGAACTCGATCCACTTCCCCGAGTTCACGTTATGTAACGGAACGTCACAGAATCTCGATGAAAGGAAAGAGAGACTTTTAAAGATAGCTACGTATGAGCAAGGTTATCTTGATCGTGCTCTCGAAGCTCTGGAACGACAGTCTCGTGATGATGCAGGTGATCGTGCTGGGTCTAAGGATATgaggaagctcaagattgTAAAACTGTTCTGTGATGTCACCGACTTGTATGATCAGCTTTACGTGATCAAGGACCTTTCAAGCAGCATGAAGTGA
- a CDS encoding gibberellin cluster-GGPP-synthase, protein MAEQQISNLLSMFDASHASQKLEITVQMMDTYHYRETPPDSSSSEGGSLSRYDERRVSLPLSHNAASPDIVSQLCFSTAMSSELNHRWKSQRLKVADSPYNYILTLPSKGIRGAFIDSLNVWLEVPEDETSVIKEVIGMLHNSSLIIDDFQDNSPLRRGKPSTHTVFGPAQAINTATYVIVKAIEKIQDIVGHDALADVTGTITTIFQGQAMDLWWTANAIVPSIQEYLLMVNDKTGALFRLSLELLALNSEASISDSALESLSSAVSLLGQYFQIRDDYMNLIDNKYTDQKGFCEDLDEGKYSLTLIHALQTDSSDLLTNILSMRRVQGKLTAQQKMLVLEVMKTNGSLDWTSKLLGMLHTRVVAEIESLEVSTKRDNHALRALVERLKLET, encoded by the exons ATGGCTGAACAACAGATCTCCAACCTTCTTTCAATGTTTGATGCTTCTCACGCAAGCCAGAAGTTGGAGATTACGGTTCAGATGATGGATACCTACCATTACAGAGAAACTCCTCCagactcttcctcttcagaaGGCGGTTCCTTATCTCGCTATGATGAGCGACGGGTCTCCCTTCCGCTCTCTCACAATGCAGCCTCCCCAGACATAGTCTCCCAGTTATGCTTCTCAACAGCTATGAGCTCGGAGCTCAATCACAGGTGGAAGTCACAGCGCCTCAAG GTTGCTGACTCTCCCTACAACTACATCCTGACTCTTCCATCTAAAGGTATTCGTGGGGCTTTCATTGACTCACTGAATGTCTGGCTCGAGGTCCCCGAAGACGAGACCTCGGTGATCAAAGAGGTGATTGGCATGCTCCACAACTCGTCTCTCAT AATCGATGACTTCCAAGACAACTCCCCACTTCGGCGGGGCAAGCCATCTACACATACTGTCTTCGGTCCAGCACAAGCAATCAACACAGCAACATATGTCATCGTCAAGGCCATCGAGAAAATACAGGATATCGTCGGTCACGATGCATTGGCAGATGTAACTGGCACTATAACCACAATCTTCCAGGGTCAGGCAATGGATCTGTGGTGGACTGCTAATGCCATTGTTCCGTCTATCCAAGAATATCTCCTGATGGTCAATGACA AGACTGGTGCCCTGTTCAGGTTATCGCTTGAACTACTGGCGCTGAACTCTGAAGCATCCATCAGTGACAGCGCGCTTGAATCTCTCAGCAGCGCTGTCTCACTGCTCGGGCAGTATTTCCAGATAAGAGATGATTACATGAATCTCATTGACAACAAG TATACTGATCAGAAAGGATTTTGCGAGGATCTGGACGAGGGGAAATACTCGTTGACTCTAATCCATGCTCTGCAGACCGACTCCAGCGACCTTCTCACCAACATCTTATCGATGAGAAGAGTCCAAGGAAAACTTACGGCGCAGCAAAAGATGCTGGTTTTGGAAGTGATGAAAACAAACGGCAGCTTAGACTGGACGAGCAAACTCCTTGGCATGCTGCACACAAGAGTTGTAGCCGAGATTGAGAGCCTGGAAGTTAGCACGAAGAGGGATAACCATGCATTGAGGGCTTTAGTGGAACGCCTGAAGCTGGAAACCTAG